The genomic window CGGCGGTGGAGATCTGCTTTCTCGACGGGGACAAGGTCCAGCTCCGGATCTCCGGGACCGCCGACCTCGACGGCGGCCGGGAGAAGAAAGCGCGGCTGCTCGAACTCAACCCCCGGGTGGCCGGGCATTTTTCCGGCCCCGACGACCCCGACTTCGTCCACATCGAAATCGTCCCGTCCCGGGTGCGCTGGATGCCGCCGGGCTTCGGAGAATACACGGAGGTCTCCCTGACGGAATAGCCGCGGAACGGGAGCTTCAGCCCCACACCTCCGC from bacterium includes these protein-coding regions:
- a CDS encoding pyridoxamine 5'-phosphate oxidase family protein — encoded protein: MSLEVPLRIIEEAGYGVMATCAGGKPRCRPMAFVVPDGEFRLWSSTYAGSGKAKELRADPAVEICFLDGDKVQLRISGTADLDGGREKKARLLELNPRVAGHFSGPDDPDFVHIEIVPSRVRWMPPGFGEYTEVSLTE